In Eleutherodactylus coqui strain aEleCoq1 chromosome 4, aEleCoq1.hap1, whole genome shotgun sequence, the following are encoded in one genomic region:
- the LOC136625115 gene encoding RNA-binding protein 25-like has product TETERQRQRQRDRDRDRETETETERQRDRDRETERQRQRDRETETERERHRQRERDTDRETERETERETERDRERDRERQRETERDRERQRETERDRDRETERETERDRERETETETETERETERETERETERERQRERDRERETERERQRERQRERQRERTERDRETERDRERDRERDRERDRERDRERDRERDRERDRERDRERDRERDRERDRETETERQRQRERQRQRERETETERDRDRERQRQRERQRERQRERQRERQRERQRERDRERETERERQRETERERQRERDRERETERERQRERQRERQRERERERQRERDRERETERERQRERDRERDRERDRERDRERDRERDRERDRERDRERDREERQRERDRERDRERDRERDRERDRD; this is encoded by the exons acagagacagagagacagagacagagacagagagacagagaccgagacagagagacagagaccgagacagagagacagagagaccgagacagagagacagagagacagagacagagagacagagagacagagacagagagagagagacacagacagagagagagagacacagac agagagacagagagagagacagagagagagacagagagagacagagagagagacagagagagacagagagagaccgagagagacagagagagacagagagagacagagagagacagagacagagagacagagagagagacagagagagacagagagagagagacagagacagagacagagacagagagagagacagagagagagacagagagagagacagagagagagagacagagagagagagacagagagagagagacagagagagagagacagagagagagacagagagagagacagagagagaggacagagagagacagagagacagagagagacagagagagagacagagagagagacagagagagagacagagagagagacagagagagagacagagagagagacagagagagagacagagagagagacagagagagagacagagagagagacagagagagagacagagagacagagacagagagacagagacagagagagagacagagacagagag agagagagacagagacagagagagacagagacagagagagacagagacagagagagagacagagagagagacagagagagagacagagagagagacagagagagagacagagagagagagacagagagagagagacagagagagagagacagagagagacagagagagagagacagagagagagagacagagagagagagacagagagagagagacagagagagagacagagagagagacagagagagagagagagagagagacagagagagagagacagagagagagagacagagagagagagacagagagagagagacagagagagagacagagagagagacagagagagagacagagagagagacagagagagagacagagagagagacagagagagagacagagagagagacagagaggagagacagagagagagagacagagagagagacagagagagagacagagagagagacagagagagagacagagac